One stretch of Pseudomonas fragi DNA includes these proteins:
- a CDS encoding LexA family protein → MRISDTRLHNFRQILAEKKLRLIDIAELLGKAPAQVSAFGGKNPTKGIGDQIAREIERALSLPNGSLDIPHGFANFDNGSVLGYTGRKLPVIGSIAAGAWCSSEENFDPRDAEEWIEAPGPVGPRAFILRVEGISMEPKFMEGDKVVIDPSLDAFPGHFVAAKRTRDEATTLKQLKQEGSELYLYALNPDWPERIIRMTEEWSICGRARWKISDL, encoded by the coding sequence ATGAGAATTTCAGATACTCGCCTGCACAATTTCCGCCAGATCCTGGCCGAAAAAAAACTACGCCTGATCGACATTGCCGAGCTGCTCGGCAAAGCGCCTGCGCAAGTGAGCGCTTTCGGCGGGAAGAACCCAACCAAAGGAATTGGCGATCAAATTGCGCGTGAAATTGAAAGAGCCCTCAGCCTGCCTAACGGCTCGCTCGACATCCCGCATGGTTTTGCAAATTTCGATAACGGCTCTGTACTGGGCTACACCGGCAGGAAACTGCCTGTGATCGGCTCAATCGCTGCAGGCGCCTGGTGCAGTTCTGAAGAAAACTTTGATCCGCGCGATGCTGAAGAATGGATCGAAGCACCTGGACCGGTTGGGCCGCGTGCATTCATCCTTCGCGTTGAAGGCATCAGCATGGAGCCCAAGTTTATGGAAGGCGATAAGGTTGTTATCGATCCATCGCTTGACGCTTTCCCTGGCCACTTTGTGGCAGCCAAGCGCACACGCGACGAGGCTACAACGCTAAAGCAACTTAAACAGGAAGGGAGCGAGTTGTATCTGTACGCGCTCAACCCTGACTGGCCAGAGCGCATTATTCGGATGACTGAAGAGTGGAGCATTTGTGGGCGGGCTAGGTGGAAGATTTCAGATTTATAG
- a CDS encoding phage antirepressor KilAC domain-containing protein, producing the protein MERTLSKAAACLGTTRPKLIKLMREKGLLNERNLPAFPVRDREYLRIKDSNWFHAELGMQYSQSTRVRQSGIAWLAEQLGLTLPAIPAIPADHRDVA; encoded by the coding sequence ATGGAACGCACCCTCTCCAAAGCCGCTGCGTGCCTAGGCACTACCCGGCCAAAACTGATCAAGTTGATGCGCGAAAAAGGACTGCTCAACGAACGCAACCTGCCTGCCTTCCCGGTTAGGGACCGTGAGTATTTGCGGATAAAGGACAGCAACTGGTTTCACGCCGAACTCGGCATGCAGTACAGCCAATCAACCCGGGTACGTCAGTCTGGCATCGCTTGGCTGGCCGAGCAGTTGGGCCTGACCCTTCCAGCAATTCCAGCAATTCCAGCTGATCACCGTGACGTGGCCTAG
- a CDS encoding pyocin activator PrtN family protein: MTNANQSPLRLLPAPDADTVELLYRNFGDVLIPLDKLRVQYFRHLNEQSFAAEIISGRIQIPVITLDSSRKAPKFAHIRHVAALIDIRAYKADEELARPQSGTPDKDD; this comes from the coding sequence ATGACTAATGCCAACCAAAGCCCTCTACGGCTGCTGCCAGCACCGGATGCGGACACCGTAGAGCTGCTGTACCGCAATTTTGGTGACGTGCTGATCCCCCTCGACAAGCTGCGCGTGCAGTACTTTCGCCACCTCAACGAGCAGTCTTTTGCGGCAGAGATCATCAGCGGCCGGATTCAAATACCCGTAATCACACTCGACAGCAGCCGCAAGGCGCCGAAGTTCGCTCACATCCGCCACGTTGCCGCGCTGATTGATATTCGCGCCTACAAGGCTGACGAGGAGCTGGCCAGACCGCAAAGCGGCACACCGGATAAAGACGACTAG
- a CDS encoding phage integrase Arm DNA-binding domain-containing protein, with the protein MAPRPRNSANKHLPQNLYFDPRRSTYRYRRPSDGKWFQFGTDRIRAIDAAKQLNLAFMQGADLVRSVMGNPSGSFAGFLDKYEAEILPPRELAKGTLGLYAVHFRRFRKHFEGKAVDQITIRMVAEFLDTLTPRSANQSRALLVDIFNHAASKGLCPDNPASSTINRIEKKQRRRHTVEGLKAIREVAPPWLRNAIDLALITAQRRSDILDMRFDGVRDGFLYLVQKKTAKASDTAWIRFKVTDELQAVITRCRDSVASPFLIHRKPQRLLQKQAQTKEHWTKVEDRFLTRSFKEAREIAGCYADWKEEEMPGFHEVRALSLHLYKRAGKDGQSIAGHASETMTKNYQKDHADVIWSDAIPDLNISEITG; encoded by the coding sequence ATGGCTCCACGGCCACGCAATAGTGCGAACAAGCACCTGCCGCAGAACCTGTACTTTGATCCACGCCGTTCGACCTACCGCTACCGTCGCCCCAGCGACGGTAAGTGGTTTCAATTCGGTACCGATCGGATCAGGGCAATTGATGCCGCAAAACAGCTCAACCTGGCCTTCATGCAAGGCGCCGATCTGGTCCGCTCTGTCATGGGTAATCCATCAGGGTCCTTTGCAGGCTTTCTGGATAAATACGAAGCCGAGATCTTACCTCCCCGCGAACTGGCCAAGGGTACGCTCGGACTGTATGCCGTTCACTTCAGACGCTTCCGAAAGCATTTTGAGGGCAAAGCAGTCGATCAAATCACCATACGCATGGTTGCCGAGTTCCTGGACACACTGACCCCGAGGAGCGCCAATCAAAGCCGCGCTCTGTTGGTGGACATTTTCAATCATGCCGCGTCCAAAGGCTTATGCCCGGACAACCCGGCATCGAGCACCATTAACCGTATCGAGAAGAAGCAACGCAGACGCCATACCGTGGAAGGTCTGAAGGCGATCAGGGAGGTGGCCCCACCCTGGCTGCGCAACGCCATCGACTTAGCGCTGATCACTGCTCAGCGGCGCTCAGACATTCTGGACATGCGCTTTGATGGAGTAAGGGATGGTTTCCTGTACCTGGTACAAAAGAAGACAGCCAAGGCCAGTGATACGGCGTGGATTCGATTTAAGGTAACTGATGAGTTGCAGGCCGTAATAACCCGTTGCCGAGATAGCGTCGCCTCACCCTTCTTGATTCATCGCAAGCCGCAACGATTGCTGCAGAAGCAGGCGCAGACCAAAGAGCACTGGACTAAGGTTGAGGATCGCTTTCTAACGCGCTCTTTTAAAGAAGCGCGGGAAATTGCCGGCTGCTATGCAGACTGGAAAGAAGAGGAAATGCCAGGCTTCCACGAAGTGCGTGCGCTGTCGCTGCACCTGTACAAAAGAGCCGGTAAAGATGGTCAATCCATTGCGGGCCATGCCAGCGAGACGATGACCAAGAACTACCAGAAAGACCACGCCGATGTGATCTGGTCGGATGCGATTCCAGACCTGAATATCAGCGAAATCACCGGTTAG
- a CDS encoding MerR family transcriptional regulator translates to MLEPSHNDELPPIPGKRYFAIGEVSELCGVKPHVLRYWEQEFPQLNPVKRRGNRRYYQRQDVLMIRQIRALLYDQGFTIGGARLRLSGDEAKDDTTQYKQLIRQTISELEDVLQVLKK, encoded by the coding sequence ATGCTGGAACCAAGTCATAACGACGAGCTCCCGCCGATCCCGGGCAAACGCTACTTCGCCATCGGCGAAGTTAGCGAGCTGTGCGGTGTAAAACCGCACGTGCTGCGCTACTGGGAGCAAGAATTTCCTCAGCTCAACCCCGTAAAACGTCGCGGAAACCGCCGGTATTATCAGCGCCAGGATGTGCTGATGATCCGGCAGATTCGAGCGTTGCTTTATGATCAAGGTTTCACTATTGGAGGGGCGCGCTTGCGGCTTTCCGGTGATGAAGCCAAAGATGACACCACGCAGTACAAGCAGTTAATTCGGCAAACGATTAGCGAGCTTGAAGATGTTTTGCAGGTCCTGAAAAAATAA
- the ihfA gene encoding integration host factor subunit alpha gives MGALTKAEMAERLYEELGLNKREAKELVELFFEEIRHALEDNEQVKLSGFGNFDLRDKRQRPGRNPKTGEEIPITARRVVTFRPGQKLKARVEAYAGTKS, from the coding sequence ATGGGGGCTCTGACAAAAGCTGAGATGGCGGAACGTCTTTATGAAGAGTTGGGCCTGAACAAACGCGAGGCCAAAGAATTGGTCGAGCTGTTTTTTGAAGAAATCAGGCACGCTCTTGAAGACAACGAGCAGGTCAAATTGTCGGGTTTTGGCAATTTTGATCTGCGTGACAAGCGACAGCGGCCAGGCCGCAATCCGAAAACGGGAGAAGAAATCCCGATCACGGCTCGCCGTGTAGTCACTTTTCGTCCAGGGCAGAAGTTGAAGGCCCGAGTAGAGGCTTATGCTGGAACCAAGTCATAA
- the pheT gene encoding phenylalanine--tRNA ligase subunit beta: MKFSEQWLRGWVNPQVGRDELVARLSMAGLEVDSVTPAAGVFSGVVVGEVLSTEQHPDADKLRVCQVSNGAETFQVVCGAPNVRPGLKIPFAMIGAELPGDFKIKKAKLRGVESNGMLCSQAELQVGEGNDGLMELPADAPVGEDIRVYLGLEDASIEVDLTPNRGDCLSLAGLAREVGALYNAPVTRPVVAPVAAVHEEVRPVEVLAPAACPRYLGRVIRNVDLSRPTPLWMVERLRRADVRSIDAAVDITNYVMLELGQPLHAFDLAEINGGIRVRMAEEGEKLVLLDGQEVTLRSDTLVIADHTRALAIAGVMGGEHSGVTDKTRDVFLESAFFDQIAVAGKARSYGLHTDASHRYERGVDWKLAREAMERATGLLLDITGGEAGPIIETVNEQYLPSIAPITLRAARISQMLGMEMDSAEIERLLSALGLTITAEGEGQWRVEVPSHRFDISLEVDLIEELARLYGYNRLPVRYPQARLAPQAKAEARSDLPELRRLLVARGYQEAITYSFIDPKQFELFSPGVEPLLLANPISNDMAAMRASLWPGLVKSLQHNLNRQQDRVRLFESGLRFVGQLEGLKQEPMLAGVVCGSRLPEGWAQGRDVVDFFDVKADVEAVLGFAGALDAFTFVPGKHPALHPGQTARIERDGREVGYVGAIHPELSKNLGLDRPVFVFELVLAEVAAGKMPKFHELSRFPEVRRDLALLADRDVAASAVLDVIRENAGEWLTDLRLFDVYQGKGIDPHRKSLAVGLTWQHPSRTLNDDEVNATTQNILTSLEQRLNATLRK, from the coding sequence ATGAAATTCAGTGAACAATGGCTGCGTGGTTGGGTAAACCCGCAGGTAGGTCGCGACGAGCTGGTTGCTCGTCTGTCGATGGCCGGTCTTGAGGTCGACAGCGTTACGCCGGCCGCCGGTGTATTCAGTGGTGTGGTGGTGGGCGAGGTGTTGAGCACCGAGCAGCACCCAGATGCCGACAAGCTGCGCGTTTGCCAGGTCAGCAATGGTGCCGAGACGTTTCAGGTAGTGTGCGGCGCGCCCAACGTGCGCCCTGGCTTGAAAATTCCGTTCGCCATGATCGGTGCTGAACTGCCGGGCGACTTCAAGATCAAGAAGGCCAAGCTGCGTGGCGTTGAGTCCAACGGCATGCTGTGCTCGCAAGCAGAGCTGCAAGTGGGCGAGGGCAATGACGGCCTGATGGAGTTGCCGGCTGATGCGCCGGTGGGCGAAGACATTCGTGTGTACCTGGGTCTTGAAGACGCCAGCATCGAAGTCGACCTCACGCCGAACCGTGGCGACTGCCTTTCGCTGGCAGGTCTGGCCCGTGAAGTGGGCGCTCTGTACAACGCCCCGGTCACTCGCCCGGTGGTTGCGCCAGTTGCTGCGGTACACGAGGAAGTGCGTCCGGTTGAAGTGCTTGCACCTGCCGCGTGCCCGCGCTACCTGGGCCGTGTGATCCGCAATGTCGACCTGTCCCGGCCAACGCCGCTGTGGATGGTTGAGCGCCTGCGTCGCGCTGACGTGCGCAGCATCGATGCCGCTGTCGACATTACCAACTATGTCATGCTGGAACTGGGTCAGCCGCTGCACGCGTTCGACCTTGCCGAGATCAATGGCGGCATTCGTGTGCGCATGGCCGAAGAAGGCGAGAAGCTGGTACTGCTCGACGGCCAGGAAGTCACCCTGCGCAGCGACACGCTGGTTATTGCCGACCATACCCGTGCCCTGGCTATTGCCGGCGTAATGGGTGGCGAGCACAGCGGTGTGACCGACAAGACCCGCGACGTATTTCTTGAAAGCGCTTTCTTTGATCAGATCGCTGTCGCTGGCAAGGCCCGCTCCTACGGCCTGCACACCGACGCTTCGCACCGCTATGAGCGTGGCGTGGACTGGAAGCTGGCGCGTGAAGCCATGGAGCGCGCCACTGGCTTGCTGCTGGACATCACTGGCGGCGAAGCTGGCCCGATCATCGAAACTGTAAACGAGCAGTACCTGCCATCGATTGCGCCAATCACCCTGCGTGCTGCGCGTATCAGCCAGATGCTGGGCATGGAAATGGACTCGGCGGAAATTGAGCGCCTGCTCAGTGCCCTGGGCCTGACCATTACCGCTGAAGGTGAAGGGCAGTGGCGTGTAGAAGTGCCTAGCCATCGTTTCGATATCAGCCTGGAAGTTGATTTGATCGAAGAGCTGGCGCGCCTTTACGGCTACAACCGCTTGCCGGTTCGTTATCCGCAGGCCCGACTGGCACCGCAAGCCAAGGCCGAAGCGCGCAGTGACCTGCCGGAACTGCGTCGTCTGCTGGTAGCACGCGGTTATCAGGAAGCGATCACCTACAGCTTTATCGACCCGAAACAGTTCGAACTGTTCAGCCCGGGTGTTGAACCGCTGCTGCTGGCCAACCCTATCTCCAACGACATGGCTGCCATGCGTGCCTCGTTGTGGCCAGGCCTGGTCAAGTCATTGCAGCACAACCTGAACCGTCAGCAAGATCGCGTTCGCCTGTTTGAAAGCGGCCTGCGTTTTGTTGGTCAGCTGGAAGGCCTGAAGCAAGAGCCGATGTTGGCTGGCGTGGTGTGTGGCAGCCGTTTGCCTGAAGGCTGGGCACAAGGTCGCGATGTTGTCGACTTCTTTGACGTCAAGGCTGATGTTGAAGCGGTGTTGGGTTTTGCTGGTGCACTGGATGCATTCACCTTTGTGCCGGGCAAACATCCTGCCCTGCATCCGGGCCAGACTGCACGTATCGAGCGTGACGGTCGCGAAGTTGGCTATGTCGGTGCCATCCACCCTGAACTGTCCAAAAACCTTGGTCTTGACCGTCCAGTGTTTGTTTTTGAACTGGTTCTGGCAGAAGTCGCGGCAGGTAAAATGCCGAAATTCCATGAGTTGTCGCGCTTTCCTGAAGTGCGTCGTGACCTGGCGTTGTTGGCCGATCGTGACGTAGCAGCCAGTGCCGTACTGGATGTAATTCGTGAAAATGCAGGCGAATGGCTGACAGACCTAAGGTTATTTGATGTTTACCAGGGTAAAGGCATTGATCCGCATAGAAAAAGCCTTGCGGTTGGCTTGACCTGGCAGCATCCATCGCGCACTCTTAATGACGATGAGGTGAACGCCACAACGCAAAATATCCTCACCTCGCTTGAACAAAGGTTGAACGCCACGTTAAGGAAGTGA
- the pheS gene encoding phenylalanine--tRNA ligase subunit alpha, producing the protein MENLDALVSQALEAVQSAEDINALEQIRVQYLGKKGELTQVMKTLGNLPAEERPQVGALINVAKERVTEVLNARKALFEEAELAAKLSAESIDVTLPGRGQTSGGLHPVTRTLERIEQFFTHIGYGIAEGPEVEDDYHNFEALNIPGHHPARSMHDTFYFNANMLLRTHTSPVQVRTMESKKPPIRIVCPGRVYRSDSDITHSPMFHQVEGLLVDRDINFADLKGTIEEFLRVFFEKELAVRFRPSYFPFTEPSAEVDMECVMCSGKGCRVCKQTGWLEVMGCGMVHPNVLRMSGIDPEEFSGFAFGMGVERLAMLRYGVNDLRLFFDNDLRFLAQFR; encoded by the coding sequence ATGGAAAACCTGGATGCGCTGGTCTCTCAAGCACTAGAGGCTGTGCAAAGCGCTGAAGATATCAATGCCCTGGAGCAAATCCGGGTTCAATACCTTGGTAAAAAGGGTGAATTGACTCAGGTGATGAAGACCCTGGGCAATCTGCCGGCAGAAGAGCGTCCGCAAGTCGGTGCGCTGATCAACGTTGCCAAGGAGCGTGTCACAGAGGTTCTCAATGCGCGCAAGGCGTTGTTTGAAGAGGCCGAACTGGCCGCCAAACTGTCTGCCGAGTCCATTGATGTGACCCTGCCTGGCCGTGGCCAGACCTCTGGCGGTCTGCATCCGGTAACCCGGACTCTGGAACGTATCGAACAGTTCTTTACCCACATTGGCTACGGCATTGCCGAAGGCCCTGAGGTTGAAGACGACTATCACAACTTCGAGGCGCTCAACATCCCAGGCCATCACCCGGCCCGGTCGATGCATGACACCTTCTATTTCAATGCCAACATGTTGTTGCGCACCCATACCTCGCCGGTACAGGTCCGCACCATGGAATCCAAAAAGCCGCCGATCCGCATCGTCTGCCCGGGCCGTGTGTATCGTAGCGACTCCGATATCACCCATTCGCCGATGTTCCACCAGGTTGAAGGCCTGCTGGTCGATCGCGATATCAACTTCGCGGACCTGAAAGGGACCATCGAAGAGTTCCTGCGGGTGTTCTTCGAAAAAGAACTGGCCGTGCGTTTCCGTCCATCCTACTTCCCGTTCACCGAGCCTTCCGCTGAAGTGGATATGGAATGTGTGATGTGCAGCGGTAAAGGCTGCCGTGTCTGCAAGCAGACTGGCTGGCTGGAAGTCATGGGCTGCGGCATGGTTCATCCGAACGTGCTGCGCATGTCCGGGATCGATCCGGAAGAGTTCTCGGGCTTTGCCTTCGGCATGGGCGTTGAGCGTCTGGCCATGCTGCGTTACGGCGTGAACGACTTGCGTCTGTTCTTCGACAACGACTTGCGGTTCCTCGCGCAATTTCGCTAG
- the rplT gene encoding 50S ribosomal protein L20: MARVKRGVVARKRHKKILKLAKGYYGARSRVFRVAKQAVIKAGQYAYRDRRQKKRQFRALWIARINAGARINGLSYSRFIAGLKKASIEIDRKVLSDLAVNEKAAFAAIVEKAKATLA; encoded by the coding sequence ATGGCTCGTGTAAAGCGTGGCGTTGTCGCCCGTAAACGTCACAAAAAAATTCTGAAACTGGCTAAAGGCTACTACGGCGCACGCTCACGCGTATTCCGTGTTGCCAAGCAAGCGGTAATCAAGGCAGGCCAATACGCCTACCGTGACCGTCGTCAGAAAAAACGTCAGTTCCGCGCTCTGTGGATCGCTCGTATCAACGCTGGTGCTCGTATCAACGGTCTGTCTTACAGCCGTTTCATCGCCGGCCTGAAAAAAGCTTCCATCGAGATCGACCGTAAGGTTCTGTCTGATCTGGCAGTGAACGAAAAAGCGGCGTTTGCTGCGATTGTCGAGAAAGCTAAAGCCACTCTGGCTTAA
- the rpmI gene encoding 50S ribosomal protein L35 produces MPKMKTKSGAAKRFLKTANGIKHKHAFKSHILTKMSTKRKRQLRGSSLLHPSDVAKVERMLRLR; encoded by the coding sequence ATGCCAAAGATGAAGACTAAAAGTGGTGCTGCTAAGCGGTTTCTGAAAACTGCTAACGGTATCAAGCACAAGCACGCTTTCAAGAGCCACATCCTGACCAAAATGTCGACCAAGCGTAAGCGTCAACTGCGCGGTAGCAGCTTGCTGCATCCGTCTGACGTGGCAAAAGTCGAGCGCATGCTGCGCCTTCGTTAA
- the infC gene encoding translation initiation factor IF-3 has product MIIKREMRQDKRAAPKAPINENISAREVRLIGAEGEQLGIVSIEDALLKAEEAKLDLVEISADAVPPVCKLMDYGKSIFEKKKQIAAAKKNQKQIQVKEIKFRPGTEEGDYQVKLRNLVRFLSDGDRAKVSLRFRGREMAHQELGMELLKRVEADLAEYGTVEQHPKMEGRQLIMVIAPKKKK; this is encoded by the coding sequence ATTATTATTAAGCGTGAAATGAGACAAGATAAACGAGCTGCACCGAAAGCCCCGATCAACGAGAATATCTCGGCACGCGAGGTTCGGTTAATTGGGGCTGAAGGCGAGCAGCTTGGGATTGTGTCAATTGAAGACGCGCTTCTTAAAGCTGAAGAGGCCAAACTGGACTTGGTGGAAATTTCCGCTGATGCAGTACCCCCAGTTTGCAAGCTGATGGACTACGGCAAATCGATCTTCGAAAAGAAGAAGCAGATTGCTGCTGCAAAGAAAAACCAGAAACAGATTCAGGTTAAAGAAATCAAGTTTCGTCCAGGGACGGAGGAAGGGGATTACCAGGTAAAACTGCGCAACCTGGTACGTTTCCTGAGTGATGGGGACAGGGCCAAGGTATCGCTACGATTCCGCGGCCGTGAGATGGCCCACCAGGAGCTGGGTATGGAACTGTTGAAGCGGGTTGAAGCTGACCTTGCGGAATACGGTACCGTCGAACAGCATCCTAAGATGGAAGGACGCCAGCTGATCATGGTCATCGCCCCGAAAAAGAAGAAGTAA
- the thrS gene encoding threonine--tRNA ligase: MPTITLPDGSQRSFDHPVSVAEVAASIGAGLAKATVAGKVNGKLVDACDLIEHDATLQIITPKDEEGLEIIRHSCAHLVGHAVKQLFPTAKMVIGPVIDEGFYYDIAYERPFTPDDMAAIEQRMQQLIEKDYDVIKKVTPRAEVIELFAARGEDYKLRLIEDMPDEQAMGLYFHEEYVDMCRGPHVPNTRFLKSFKLTKLSGAYWRGDAKNEQLQRIYGTAWADKKQLAAYVLRIEEAEKRDHRKIGKRLGLFHTQEEAPGMVFWHPNGWTLYQVLEQYMRKVQRDNGYLEIKTPQVVDRSLWEKSGHWANYAENMFTTQSESRDYAIKPMNCPCHVQVFNQGLKSYRELPLRLAEFGACHRNEPSGALHGIMRVRGFTQDDAHIFCTEEQMQAESAAFIKLTLDVYADFGFKDIELKLSTRPEKRVGSDELWDRAESALASALDSAGLPYDLQPGEGAFYGPKIEFSLKDCLGRVWQCGTLQLDFNLPIRLGAEYVSEDNSRKHPVMLHRAILGSFERFVGILIEHYEGAFPAWLAPTQAVIMNITDKQADFAAEVEKTLNQSGFRAKSDLRNEKIGFKIREHTLLKVPYLLVIGDREVEMQTVAVRTREGADLGSMPVAQFAEFLAQAVSRRGRHDSE, encoded by the coding sequence ATGCCAACTATTACTCTTCCCGACGGCAGTCAACGTTCTTTCGATCATCCGGTATCCGTGGCCGAGGTTGCCGCGTCCATTGGCGCAGGCCTGGCCAAAGCCACCGTGGCCGGCAAGGTCAACGGCAAGCTGGTTGATGCCTGTGACCTGATCGAACATGACGCCACCTTGCAAATCATCACGCCCAAGGATGAAGAGGGGCTGGAAATCATTCGTCACTCTTGCGCCCACCTGGTCGGCCATGCAGTGAAGCAACTGTTCCCTACGGCCAAAATGGTCATCGGGCCGGTGATTGACGAAGGTTTTTATTACGATATCGCCTATGAGCGTCCGTTCACTCCGGATGACATGGCCGCTATCGAGCAGCGCATGCAGCAGCTGATCGAAAAAGACTACGACGTCATCAAGAAAGTGACGCCGCGTGCCGAAGTCATCGAGCTGTTTGCCGCGCGTGGTGAAGACTACAAGCTGCGCCTGATCGAAGACATGCCGGACGAGCAGGCGATGGGCTTGTACTTCCATGAAGAATACGTCGACATGTGCCGTGGCCCTCACGTGCCCAACACACGCTTCCTGAAGTCGTTCAAGCTGACCAAGCTGTCGGGCGCCTACTGGCGCGGCGATGCCAAAAACGAGCAGCTGCAGCGTATCTACGGCACGGCCTGGGCTGACAAGAAGCAACTGGCAGCCTACGTTCTGCGTATCGAAGAAGCCGAAAAGCGTGACCACCGTAAAATCGGCAAGCGCCTTGGCCTGTTCCATACCCAGGAAGAAGCGCCGGGCATGGTGTTCTGGCACCCGAACGGCTGGACCCTGTACCAGGTACTTGAGCAGTACATGCGCAAAGTACAGCGCGACAATGGCTACCTGGAGATCAAGACTCCACAGGTCGTCGATCGCAGCCTGTGGGAAAAGTCCGGTCACTGGGCCAACTACGCCGAAAACATGTTTACTACCCAGTCGGAAAGCCGCGACTACGCGATCAAGCCGATGAACTGCCCTTGCCACGTGCAAGTGTTCAACCAGGGTCTCAAGAGCTACCGTGAGCTGCCGCTGCGCCTGGCCGAGTTCGGTGCCTGCCACCGCAATGAGCCGTCGGGTGCCCTGCACGGCATCATGCGCGTGCGCGGCTTTACCCAGGACGATGCACACATCTTCTGTACGGAAGAGCAGATGCAGGCCGAGTCCGCCGCCTTTATCAAGCTGACCCTGGATGTCTATGCCGACTTCGGCTTCAAGGACATCGAGCTCAAGCTGTCGACACGTCCTGAAAAGCGTGTGGGCTCCGATGAACTGTGGGATCGTGCCGAAAGTGCATTGGCCTCAGCCCTTGATAGCGCGGGTCTGCCATACGACTTGCAGCCGGGTGAAGGTGCCTTCTACGGGCCGAAGATTGAATTTTCTCTGAAAGATTGTCTGGGTCGTGTCTGGCAGTGTGGTACCCTGCAGCTCGATTTCAACCTGCCGATCCGTCTTGGCGCAGAATATGTGTCCGAAGACAACAGCCGCAAGCACCCGGTTATGTTGCACCGCGCGATCCTTGGATCGTTCGAACGCTTTGTCGGTATCCTGATCGAGCATTACGAAGGTGCGTTCCCTGCATGGCTTGCGCCGACGCAGGCAGTGATCATGAATATCACTGACAAACAGGCAGATTTTGCTGCTGAAGTTGAAAAAACTCTCAATCAGAGCGGATTTCGTGCCAAGTCTGACTTGAGAAATGAAAAGATCGGCTTTAAAATCCGCGAGCATACTTTGCTCAAGGTTCCCTATCTCTTGGTTATCGGAGATCGGGAAGTCGAGATGCAGACTGTCGCTGTGCGTACACGTGAAGGTGCTGACCTGGGCTCGATGCCCGTCGCGCAATTCGCTGAATTCCTCGCACAAGCGGTTTCCCGGCGTGGTCGCCATGATTCGGAGTAA
- a CDS encoding cold-shock protein → MSNRQTGTVKWFNDEKGFGFITPQGGGDDLFVHFKAIESDGFKSLKEGQTVSFVAEKGQKGMQAAQVRPE, encoded by the coding sequence ATGTCTAATCGCCAAACCGGCACCGTAAAATGGTTCAACGATGAAAAAGGCTTCGGCTTCATCACTCCTCAAGGTGGCGGTGACGACCTGTTCGTACACTTCAAAGCTATCGAAAGCGACGGTTTCAAAAGCCTGAAAGAAGGCCAGACCGTTTCCTTCGTGGCTGAGAAAGGCCAAAAGGGTATGCAAGCTGCACAGGTTCGTCCGGAGTAA
- a CDS encoding I78 family peptidase inhibitor — translation MSWKLVSLGSLLAVVALSGCSTSGSGSEPAAEAGHSRCDASAAAFVIGKKASAELLEQARIKAGAQNARVLMPHDVMTLEYRSDRLNLNTDDQAVITRVNCG, via the coding sequence ATGTCTTGGAAGCTAGTGTCATTGGGTTCGTTGTTGGCGGTCGTAGCGCTGTCCGGGTGCAGTACGTCAGGTTCGGGCAGTGAGCCCGCTGCCGAGGCAGGGCATAGCCGCTGTGATGCCAGTGCAGCTGCCTTTGTCATCGGCAAGAAAGCATCGGCCGAACTGCTGGAGCAGGCTCGCATCAAAGCCGGTGCGCAGAATGCACGCGTCTTGATGCCCCACGATGTCATGACGCTCGAGTACCGCTCGGATCGTTTGAACCTGAACACGGATGACCAGGCGGTCATTACCCGCGTGAACTGCGGCTAA